One Echinicola strongylocentroti DNA window includes the following coding sequences:
- a CDS encoding sulfatase-like hydrolase/transferase — protein sequence MNKLIGALATAGVILISACSQSPSQEEITQPNVLFVFADDLTFTALGGLEPNAVHTPNLNKLMAEGTSFTKAYNMGSWTGAVCTASRTMMISGRSVWEAQKFKENWKKGEKLDQTWPRLMKEAGYETYMSGKWHVDVHPSEIFDHTAHIRGGMPGDHWDHATMVHKFDSLARQENADPSSIMPLGYDRPKKPNDTSWDPADVSQGGYWEGGKHWSEVVKEDALAFMDHANEQKEPFFMYLAFNAVHDPRQSPGSFLEQYKVDELKLPKSYMPLYPHKDAIGNGPSLRDEALAPFPRTPYAIKKHLQEYYALLSHMDAQIGEIVDKLAAIGARENTYIIFTADHGLAMGKHGLLGKQNMYEHSVAAPFIIVGPGIPEGKRLDENIYLQDAMATSLAIAGVKKPDYVAFNSILDLAKGHPNQGMDKVYGAYINYQRMIKQDGYKLIVYPSASKILLYDLAQDPHEMDDLSGNKAQRERITSMFAALQAEQRRLGDQLVLNKEDYDL from the coding sequence ATGAATAAACTAATAGGAGCATTGGCAACGGCGGGGGTGATATTGATCTCCGCCTGTAGCCAATCACCAAGTCAGGAAGAAATTACACAACCCAATGTCCTGTTTGTATTTGCAGATGACTTGACATTTACCGCTTTAGGTGGCTTAGAACCCAATGCGGTCCATACTCCAAATCTCAATAAATTAATGGCAGAAGGGACATCCTTTACCAAAGCCTATAATATGGGATCTTGGACAGGGGCGGTATGTACCGCATCCAGGACCATGATGATTTCAGGAAGGTCAGTATGGGAGGCCCAGAAGTTTAAGGAAAACTGGAAGAAAGGGGAGAAATTGGACCAGACTTGGCCAAGGCTGATGAAAGAAGCCGGATATGAGACCTATATGAGTGGAAAGTGGCATGTAGATGTCCATCCCAGTGAGATTTTTGACCATACAGCCCATATCAGGGGCGGGATGCCGGGAGACCACTGGGACCATGCTACGATGGTGCATAAATTTGATTCTCTGGCAAGGCAGGAAAATGCCGATCCTTCGTCCATCATGCCGTTAGGCTATGACCGTCCCAAAAAACCAAATGATACTTCTTGGGATCCAGCAGATGTAAGTCAGGGAGGGTACTGGGAAGGTGGAAAACATTGGAGTGAGGTAGTGAAGGAAGATGCATTGGCATTTATGGATCATGCCAATGAGCAAAAAGAGCCGTTCTTTATGTACCTAGCTTTCAATGCTGTCCATGACCCACGCCAATCTCCGGGATCTTTTTTGGAGCAGTATAAGGTGGATGAGCTAAAACTTCCCAAGAGCTATATGCCCTTATACCCGCATAAGGATGCCATTGGCAATGGCCCTTCCTTGAGAGACGAAGCGCTGGCACCATTTCCCCGAACCCCTTACGCCATTAAAAAGCACCTTCAGGAGTATTATGCCTTGCTCAGTCATATGGACGCTCAAATTGGGGAAATCGTTGACAAACTAGCAGCTATTGGCGCTAGAGAAAACACCTATATCATCTTTACCGCAGATCATGGGCTAGCAATGGGGAAACATGGATTATTGGGAAAGCAAAACATGTATGAACATAGTGTGGCAGCACCATTTATCATTGTTGGCCCGGGAATACCAGAAGGAAAACGGCTGGATGAAAACATCTATTTGCAAGATGCAATGGCGACGAGTCTAGCGATAGCAGGTGTGAAAAAGCCAGATTACGTGGCCTTTAACAGTATTTTGGACTTGGCAAAAGGTCATCCAAACCAAGGGATGGATAAGGTATACGGCGCATACATCAACTATCAACGGATGATCAAGCAAGATGGCTATAAATTGATCGTCTATCCATCAGCAAGTAAAATCCTACTGTATGACCTTGCCCAAGACCCCCATGAAATGGATGATTTGTCAGGCAATAAAGCACAACGTGAAAGAATAACCTCAATGTTTGCCGCTCTCCAAGCAGAACAGCGGAGGTTGGGGGATCAATTGGTATTAAACAAAGAAGATTATGACCTATAA
- a CDS encoding Gfo/Idh/MocA family protein, with translation MKDNKAEIRTKNAGRRDFLKSSLIALGGIAIVPRHVLGKGYVAPSDKINLGFIGLGKQSRGLIGAFAKQENAQIVAGSDVWTTKMDWFKQHASASYKNAGREISANSLQTYSDYRELLASDSIDGVVIATPDHWHALNAIDAMKAGKDVYCEKPLTLTINEGKEMVDMAKKYDSIVQTGSMQRSWDSFRKACELVRNGYLGEIKQVLVQVGTPSRPYDLQKEPLPSEVDWNQWCGPAPMLAYNHRLAPADNDVKFWPDWRLFDETGGGILCDWGAHMFDIAQWALGMDSSGPVQYVPPAGETNPQTGLKMIYDNGVEMVHHDFGRGYGVRFIGTEGKMDISRNYFEPTPAHLKDIELKPTDVKLYNTHGGHHKNWLDCMQSREKPICDVEIGHRSATICNIANIAYRLNRPLDWNPKKEKFKKDKEANSMMGYEYRKFQQ, from the coding sequence ATGAAAGACAATAAAGCGGAAATCCGGACCAAAAATGCCGGAAGAAGAGATTTTTTAAAATCATCATTGATAGCCCTCGGGGGAATTGCCATTGTGCCCCGGCATGTATTGGGCAAGGGGTATGTAGCTCCCAGTGACAAAATCAACCTAGGGTTTATTGGGCTTGGTAAGCAAAGCCGTGGATTGATCGGGGCGTTTGCAAAGCAGGAAAATGCGCAGATCGTAGCAGGATCAGATGTGTGGACCACAAAAATGGATTGGTTCAAACAACATGCATCTGCATCCTATAAAAATGCCGGAAGAGAAATCTCCGCTAATTCTCTACAGACCTACTCAGATTATAGGGAGTTGTTGGCCAGTGATTCCATTGACGGGGTGGTCATTGCGACCCCAGACCATTGGCATGCGCTCAATGCCATCGATGCGATGAAGGCAGGAAAGGACGTGTATTGCGAGAAGCCGCTGACATTGACCATTAATGAAGGCAAGGAAATGGTGGATATGGCCAAAAAATATGACAGCATTGTCCAGACCGGAAGTATGCAACGTTCGTGGGACAGCTTTCGAAAAGCCTGTGAACTGGTGAGAAATGGCTATTTGGGCGAGATAAAACAAGTCCTGGTCCAAGTGGGAACACCATCCCGACCCTATGATCTACAAAAAGAGCCCCTACCTTCAGAGGTGGATTGGAACCAATGGTGCGGTCCAGCACCGATGTTGGCCTATAATCATCGGTTGGCTCCAGCTGACAATGATGTGAAATTTTGGCCTGATTGGAGGCTGTTTGATGAAACTGGTGGAGGTATTCTTTGTGATTGGGGTGCACATATGTTTGACATCGCCCAGTGGGCCTTGGGTATGGACAGCAGCGGCCCGGTACAGTACGTTCCACCCGCAGGCGAGACCAACCCCCAGACTGGCTTGAAGATGATTTATGATAATGGCGTGGAGATGGTGCATCATGATTTTGGCAGAGGTTATGGCGTACGTTTTATCGGGACAGAAGGTAAGATGGATATCAGCAGAAATTACTTCGAACCTACCCCCGCTCACCTAAAGGATATCGAACTGAAACCCACAGATGTGAAATTGTACAATACTCATGGGGGGCACCATAAGAATTGGCTTGATTGTATGCAAAGCCGTGAAAAGCCAATCTGTGATGTGGAAATCGGACACCGGTCAGCCACTATCTGTAATATTGCCAATATTGCCTATCGACTAAACAGGCCATTGGACTGGAATCCGAAGAAGGAGAAATTCAAAAAGGACAAAGAAGCCAACTCCATGATGGGGTACGAATACAGGAAATTTCAGCAATGA